The following coding sequences lie in one Niabella agricola genomic window:
- a CDS encoding Gfo/Idh/MocA family protein, with the protein MDHTGSRRSFIKQATLAGAGIALGFKGHSVTPPRLQEETPAGKRIGVIGLDTEHGPAFARLLNASDAPEELGGFKIVAATPRGSRDIRSSIDMIPRNTEAIKAQGVLIVNTIGELLPLVDLVMLETNDGRLHLEQALPVFRAGKPMFIDKPIAATLKDTLSIYRAAEKYHVPIFSSSTLRYIPSVQEVVQGKIGTVIGADVFCPTPVEPTHPDLFWYGVHGVEMLYTMLGADCRAVTRTYTLTSDMVVGTWDNQRIGTLRGLRNNSWSFGGYAYGDKGQRASLGDFTDYAPLVPAIIDFFKTGKSPVPREQTIGAIAFMEAAEISRQKNGAQIRIGEVMASAEKASRKQIV; encoded by the coding sequence ATGGATCATACAGGTAGCCGGCGCTCTTTTATAAAGCAGGCAACATTGGCCGGAGCAGGAATTGCACTGGGGTTTAAAGGTCATTCGGTAACGCCACCGCGGCTGCAGGAAGAAACGCCCGCAGGAAAAAGGATCGGGGTGATTGGCCTGGATACCGAACACGGGCCAGCATTTGCTCGTTTGCTAAATGCCTCCGATGCTCCGGAGGAACTGGGTGGATTTAAGATTGTTGCCGCTACTCCAAGAGGCAGTAGGGATATCAGGTCCAGCATAGACATGATTCCCCGGAATACAGAAGCGATAAAAGCGCAGGGCGTATTGATTGTAAATACCATCGGTGAATTGCTGCCGCTGGTTGACCTGGTGATGCTGGAGACCAACGATGGAAGGTTACATCTGGAACAGGCGCTTCCCGTTTTCAGAGCAGGAAAACCGATGTTTATCGATAAGCCCATTGCTGCAACGCTGAAAGATACGCTTTCCATTTACCGTGCTGCTGAAAAATACCATGTACCCATTTTTTCTTCGTCAACGCTTCGGTATATCCCTTCCGTTCAAGAGGTAGTTCAGGGGAAGATCGGAACGGTGATCGGCGCCGATGTGTTTTGCCCCACGCCGGTGGAGCCTACCCATCCCGACCTTTTCTGGTATGGGGTGCATGGTGTGGAAATGTTGTATACAATGTTGGGGGCAGATTGCAGGGCGGTTACTAGAACGTATACGCTAACGTCAGACATGGTGGTGGGTACCTGGGATAACCAGCGGATCGGAACACTAAGAGGGTTACGTAATAATTCCTGGAGCTTTGGCGGCTATGCCTATGGAGATAAAGGCCAGCGTGCCTCGCTGGGGGATTTTACTGATTACGCACCGCTGGTACCCGCAATTATCGATTTTTTTAAAACCGGCAAATCGCCGGTACCCAGGGAACAAACGATCGGGGCCATCGCCTTTATGGAAGCCGCCGAGATCAGCAGGCAGAAAAATGGCGCACAGATCCGTATCGGTGAGGTCATGGCATCCGCGGAAAAAGCAAGCCGGAAGCAAATTGTGTGA
- a CDS encoding ROK family transcriptional regulator has product MAKKKKEYDFFSDDLSTGVAYKNKSRKRKIINYLDKNGEAIIAELAQAINISTPKTTSLINELIEEGLISDYGKVDSTGGRPASIYGLVADSCFFIGIDVKQYYVNIGLLDFQKNLRKVNMKTPFLLENNEASLNTLIKLIKDFIKTANVDKHKILSLCVNLGGRINTNSGASYSYFHFNEHPLSAVLEKQLGIKSFIENDSRAMAYGEFHKGIVKNEKNVLYMNLDYGLGLGIMIEGQVYYGKSGFSGEIGHIPFFNNEIMCHCGKKGCLETEASGTALLRLFKEKTEQGVKSSIGAKKDIRLNDIIDAAKNEDMLSIDLLADIGEKIGRGIAVLINILNSEMVILGGTLATTGDYIYLPVKTALNKYSLNLVSQDTKLVLSELGEKAGLIGGCLIARNKLLL; this is encoded by the coding sequence ATGGCTAAGAAGAAAAAGGAATATGATTTTTTTTCAGATGACTTATCAACCGGAGTTGCTTATAAAAACAAGTCGCGAAAAAGAAAGATCATCAATTATCTGGATAAAAACGGGGAAGCCATTATTGCAGAGCTGGCCCAGGCCATCAACATCAGCACACCTAAAACAACCAGCCTCATCAACGAGCTGATTGAAGAAGGGCTGATCAGTGACTATGGCAAGGTAGATTCAACCGGAGGGCGGCCCGCCAGTATTTATGGACTTGTCGCCGACTCCTGTTTCTTTATCGGCATTGATGTAAAGCAATACTATGTAAACATCGGTCTGCTCGATTTTCAGAAGAACCTCCGCAAGGTGAATATGAAAACCCCATTCCTGCTCGAAAACAATGAGGCGTCGCTGAACACCCTGATTAAACTGATCAAGGATTTTATCAAAACCGCAAATGTAGATAAACATAAAATCCTGTCACTTTGCGTAAACCTTGGCGGGCGCATCAACACCAATAGTGGCGCCAGTTATAGCTATTTTCATTTTAATGAGCACCCCCTGAGCGCCGTGCTTGAAAAGCAGCTGGGCATTAAAAGCTTTATTGAGAACGATTCCCGGGCCATGGCTTACGGTGAGTTCCATAAAGGCATTGTCAAAAATGAAAAGAATGTACTGTATATGAACCTCGATTATGGGCTTGGATTGGGCATTATGATCGAAGGCCAGGTATATTACGGAAAATCGGGATTTAGCGGCGAAATCGGTCATATCCCGTTCTTTAATAATGAGATCATGTGCCATTGCGGTAAAAAGGGATGCCTGGAAACAGAAGCATCCGGGACCGCATTATTGCGACTGTTTAAAGAAAAAACGGAACAGGGCGTTAAATCCAGTATTGGTGCTAAAAAGGATATCCGGCTCAATGATATCATCGACGCTGCTAAAAATGAAGATATGCTCTCTATTGACCTCCTGGCGGACATTGGGGAAAAAATCGGCAGGGGTATTGCGGTCCTGATCAATATCCTCAACTCCGAAATGGTGATCCTGGGTGGTACGCTGGCAACCACGGGTGATTATATTTATCTTCCTGTTAAAACAGCCCTTAATAAATACTCGCTAAATCTTGTAAGCCAGGACACAAAACTGGTATTGTCAGAGTTGGGTGAGAAAGCGGGCCTGATTGGCGGTTGCCTTATTGCGCGGAACAAGCTGTTGTTGTGA
- a CDS encoding DUF5000 domain-containing lipoprotein, whose product MKLKIIFGGLFAASIALQGCSREEVHTPIFEDAGVPDKIENPVVQNMPGGAKITYELPKGGTPLYVAAEVMNKNGQKRVVKSSFYSNSLVIEGLADTSGYQVSLRSVSKSEKKSDPVLVTIHPQTPPYLEAFKTLQLSPDFGGIYIGLNNAVNTDLMIGLCGTDSLGEFGLLNSYYSNEKTVSYTFRGLPARESRYGVYVQDKWGNRSDTLYGMLAPLFEKMLDKSLFREVRLPGDAVVSNYPNIGIRFAWDGSWSSDYDDPYGNYLNVETDVAKDGRPAWITFDLGTVTHLSRFRLNKYYTYWYKDMHKYEIWGATDPNPDGSWDGWTPLISCEDIKPSGLAYPAATSADKQAWVLGNQANFPSGLPAVRYIRIKCTENWAGNGGNLSFSEITFWGSDR is encoded by the coding sequence ATGAAATTAAAAATAATATTCGGAGGCCTGTTTGCTGCAAGTATTGCATTACAGGGTTGCTCGCGTGAAGAAGTACATACGCCGATCTTTGAAGATGCCGGTGTTCCGGATAAAATTGAAAATCCGGTTGTGCAAAATATGCCGGGAGGTGCAAAGATTACTTACGAATTGCCCAAGGGGGGCACTCCCCTCTACGTAGCCGCCGAAGTAATGAATAAGAACGGGCAAAAGCGTGTTGTTAAATCCTCTTTTTATTCAAATTCACTGGTTATTGAGGGACTGGCAGATACCAGTGGTTACCAGGTGTCGCTCCGGTCGGTAAGTAAAAGCGAAAAAAAATCAGATCCTGTTTTGGTTACCATACATCCGCAGACTCCTCCCTACCTGGAGGCATTTAAAACATTGCAGCTGAGCCCGGATTTTGGCGGCATTTACATCGGGCTGAACAATGCTGTGAATACGGATCTTATGATCGGGTTATGCGGCACCGATTCGCTGGGAGAATTCGGCTTGCTGAATAGTTATTATTCCAATGAGAAAACAGTAAGCTATACATTCCGGGGACTGCCAGCAAGGGAAAGCAGGTACGGTGTATATGTGCAGGATAAGTGGGGCAACAGGTCCGATACGCTGTATGGGATGCTGGCGCCGCTTTTTGAAAAGATGTTGGATAAATCATTGTTCCGCGAGGTGCGGTTGCCGGGAGATGCCGTGGTCTCCAATTATCCGAATATCGGGATACGGTTTGCATGGGATGGTTCCTGGTCATCGGATTATGACGATCCTTATGGAAATTACCTCAATGTTGAAACAGATGTAGCTAAAGACGGGCGCCCTGCCTGGATTACATTCGACCTGGGAACGGTTACCCATTTAAGCCGGTTCCGGCTTAACAAATACTATACCTACTGGTATAAGGATATGCACAAATATGAGATATGGGGCGCTACAGACCCTAATCCTGACGGAAGCTGGGACGGATGGACGCCGTTGATCAGTTGTGAAGATATAAAACCAAGCGGGTTGGCTTACCCCGCAGCAACCAGTGCTGATAAGCAGGCCTGGGTACTGGGAAATCAGGCTAACTTCCCTTCTGGCCTGCCTGCGGTACGATACATTCGTATCAAGTGTACCGAAAACTGGGCCGGTAACGGAGGCAATCTGTCCTTTTCAGAAATTACATTCTGGGGGTCCGACCGGTAA
- a CDS encoding SusC/RagA family TonB-linked outer membrane protein: MIRQKLREKKSILCRCLIWILLPLLISGTAYAQGNRISVKGVVQDAQGPLAGASVVLKNDSTVATKTDANGSYVLLAPANGQLIFSMVSYLTKEVAINGDAQINVTLELGNDQMEEVAVVAFGIQKKSTMVGAVTTINPKELKGPTSNLTTMLAGNIAGMIAYQRSGEPGRDNAQFFIRGITTFGTGKRDPLILIDGRESSADDLARLQPDDIAGFSVLKDATATSVYGARGANGVVLVTTKTGDAGKTRFNARFENSVSANTQNFKLSDNITYMKLANEAATTRDPLSPALYTPSKIAHTAAGDNPYLYPDNDWIKQMIRPYTNNTRLDMNASGGTEKVQYYISGTYNIDNGVLKTIHSNSFNSNVQYKNYEMRSNVTVKMTPTTQAIVRVTGRFGDYNGPIGGGGGIFDQILKSNPVMFPAYFPQSFLPDVRHPLFGNNKTGGALYQNPFANSVSGFQQSSTSDLIAQLELKQNLNFLLQGLSARLMAYTQRSAAFDLSRSYTPFYYQANVDPEVGLNGLTLLNEDAATSYLNYNPGGKTVNLYNYLETAVNYNTTIKEKHEISGMVVSILGNRLNANAGNLEGSLPQRNLGVSGRFTYGYDRRYLMEFDFGYNGSERFAKDHRFGFFPSIGLAWNVSREQFWEFMTPAISNLKFRATYGLVGNDQIGNTSDRFFYLSNVDMNAGGRGYTWGTQMDYSKPGIVVTRYENKNIGWEKAYKADIGMDLGLWNNNLNLIIDFYKERRTNILMTRGYVPTSMGLNAPIQANVGEAEGKGMDASLDYGKYFSKDVWLKVRGNFTYATSKMLVNEEPNYPENQKILSRIGYSLYQTWGLVADRYFIDQNEVNNSPRQNYGGYMAGDLKYLDINGDGQITNLDMVPIGYPTVPEIIYGAGFSFGYKNFDISAFAQGSGRSSFFIDPGSIQPFVGQNGLLKVIAEDHWSENDPNPYAFYPRLSTQSIGNNLVTSTWWMRNGVFLRIKRVELGYNVPMQQLKKWKINALRLYLNGLNLFAFSRFRLWDVEMGGNGLGYPVQRVYNVGINLGF; encoded by the coding sequence ATGATCAGACAAAAATTACGAGAAAAGAAAAGCATTCTTTGCCGTTGCCTTATCTGGATCTTATTGCCGCTGTTAATATCGGGTACGGCTTATGCCCAGGGCAACCGGATTTCTGTAAAGGGAGTGGTTCAGGATGCCCAGGGGCCCTTGGCGGGAGCCAGTGTGGTTCTAAAAAATGATTCAACGGTTGCAACAAAGACTGATGCGAATGGCAGCTATGTATTGTTGGCTCCCGCGAACGGGCAACTCATTTTTTCGATGGTAAGCTATCTAACCAAGGAAGTAGCGATTAATGGCGATGCCCAGATCAATGTCACATTGGAATTAGGAAATGATCAAATGGAGGAGGTGGCCGTGGTGGCTTTTGGTATCCAGAAGAAATCGACCATGGTAGGCGCAGTAACCACCATCAATCCAAAGGAGCTAAAAGGCCCCACCAGCAATTTAACCACCATGCTGGCAGGAAATATAGCAGGTATGATTGCCTATCAGCGCAGCGGGGAGCCCGGGAGAGATAATGCCCAGTTTTTCATTCGCGGTATTACAACGTTTGGAACCGGTAAAAGAGATCCGTTGATCCTTATTGATGGACGCGAGAGCTCTGCCGATGACCTGGCGCGGCTGCAACCAGATGATATTGCCGGTTTCTCCGTTTTAAAAGACGCTACAGCAACATCTGTTTATGGCGCCCGTGGTGCCAATGGTGTGGTATTGGTAACAACCAAAACCGGGGATGCGGGAAAAACGAGATTTAATGCCCGTTTTGAAAACTCGGTTTCCGCTAATACCCAAAACTTTAAATTGTCTGATAATATTACGTACATGAAGCTGGCCAATGAAGCCGCTACCACCAGGGACCCGCTATCGCCGGCCCTGTACACACCAAGTAAAATTGCTCATACAGCGGCTGGTGATAACCCTTACCTGTACCCTGATAACGACTGGATCAAGCAAATGATCCGGCCTTATACCAATAATACACGCCTCGATATGAATGCCAGCGGTGGAACAGAAAAGGTACAGTACTATATTTCAGGAACATACAATATTGACAATGGTGTTTTGAAAACGATCCATTCCAATTCTTTCAACAGCAATGTCCAGTATAAGAATTATGAAATGCGCTCGAACGTTACGGTGAAAATGACACCCACCACCCAGGCTATTGTAAGAGTAACCGGAAGATTTGGTGACTACAACGGGCCTATTGGAGGCGGCGGAGGCATTTTTGACCAGATACTGAAATCCAACCCGGTGATGTTCCCGGCATATTTTCCTCAAAGCTTCCTGCCGGATGTCAGGCACCCGCTATTTGGGAATAACAAAACAGGGGGCGCATTGTATCAAAACCCGTTTGCAAATTCAGTTTCCGGGTTTCAGCAAAGCAGCACTTCGGATTTGATTGCCCAACTTGAACTGAAACAAAACCTTAACTTCCTGCTACAGGGTTTGTCCGCCCGCCTGATGGCTTATACCCAGCGTAGTGCGGCCTTTGACCTGAGCCGGAGTTATACGCCGTTCTATTACCAGGCAAATGTGGATCCCGAAGTAGGGCTAAATGGATTAACCTTGCTGAATGAGGATGCCGCCACCAGCTATCTGAATTATAACCCGGGTGGGAAAACGGTGAATCTTTACAACTACCTGGAAACGGCTGTTAATTACAATACGACCATAAAAGAAAAACATGAAATTTCGGGAATGGTCGTGTCTATCCTGGGCAATCGCCTGAATGCAAATGCCGGCAATCTCGAAGGCTCGCTTCCCCAAAGGAACCTGGGTGTTTCAGGCCGGTTTACCTACGGATATGACCGCCGCTACCTGATGGAGTTTGATTTTGGGTACAATGGCTCTGAGCGGTTTGCAAAAGACCATCGCTTTGGTTTTTTCCCGTCTATCGGTTTGGCCTGGAATGTAAGCAGGGAGCAATTCTGGGAATTCATGACACCTGCGATATCCAACCTGAAATTTCGTGCAACGTACGGGCTGGTGGGAAACGACCAGATCGGCAATACCTCAGATCGCTTTTTCTACCTGTCTAATGTAGATATGAACGCGGGTGGAAGAGGATATACCTGGGGAACCCAGATGGATTATTCCAAACCGGGTATTGTTGTTACGCGCTATGAAAATAAAAATATCGGGTGGGAGAAAGCTTACAAGGCCGATATCGGAATGGATCTGGGTCTGTGGAATAATAATCTCAATCTGATTATTGATTTTTATAAAGAACGGCGTACCAATATTTTAATGACCCGGGGATATGTGCCTACTTCTATGGGATTAAATGCGCCCATACAGGCGAATGTGGGCGAGGCAGAAGGAAAGGGCATGGACGCATCGCTTGACTATGGCAAATATTTCAGTAAGGATGTATGGCTGAAAGTAAGAGGGAACTTTACCTACGCTACCAGCAAAATGCTGGTAAACGAAGAGCCGAATTATCCCGAAAATCAAAAGATCCTTTCCCGCATTGGCTACTCACTTTATCAAACCTGGGGATTGGTGGCAGATCGTTATTTTATTGATCAAAATGAAGTGAATAATTCACCCAGGCAAAATTACGGAGGCTACATGGCCGGTGATCTGAAGTATCTCGATATTAACGGAGACGGGCAGATCACTAACCTGGACATGGTGCCCATCGGTTATCCGACAGTTCCGGAAATCATATATGGCGCTGGTTTTTCTTTTGGCTATAAAAATTTTGATATCAGCGCTTTTGCCCAGGGATCGGGAAGATCTTCTTTCTTTATAGACCCGGGAAGCATACAACCTTTTGTGGGGCAAAATGGCCTGCTTAAAGTAATAGCCGAGGATCATTGGTCCGAAAATGATCCCAATCCTTATGCCTTTTATCCGCGCCTGTCTACCCAGTCCATTGGAAATAATCTGGTGACTTCTACCTGGTGGATGCGGAATGGAGTGTTCCTGCGTATCAAAAGAGTGGAATTAGGCTACAATGTGCCAATGCAACAATTGAAGAAATGGAAAATCAATGCGCTGCGCCTTTATCTGAACGGATTGAATCTTTTTGCATTTTCCAGGTTCAGGCTTTGGGATGTGGAAATGGGTGGAAACGGGCTGGGATACCCGGTGCAGCGCGTATATAATGTGGGAATCAATTTAGGATTTTAA
- a CDS encoding sugar porter family MFS transporter yields the protein MNRYILLISITVALGGLLFGFDTAVISGTLTDLERVFHLDEAALGWVVSSALVGCVIGALFVGNLADRFGRKPLLLLSALFFLICAIGSGRAQSAQVLVLFRIIGGIAVGMASVICPIYISEIAPAKERGRLTMMQQIAIVIGILLAFASNWIIANTGLARNVFHTNADNYWRLMFEAQLIPAIVFFIGLLLVPESPRWLLTRNNETKAVRTLRLFYSEDEVAAVLQHIKIHISAADAPKTNWKEVFALKNRKRLLIGITFAGIAQLTGINIIFYYAPKIFEQTQTGSSVLFQTVLTGIINLVFTLLALFFIDKLGRKKLMLFGSLAMAVSMAVLSIIFYRNTLDNYFVLFLILLYIAFFAVSWGATIWVYIAEIFPNSIRGTASSIATFANWGMNFLVSLTFPMLLSRLGGAGTFGLYALFNFISFLFVYRFIFETKGVSLEEIESIHV from the coding sequence ATGAACAGATATATCCTTTTAATCAGTATCACGGTTGCCCTCGGTGGGCTGCTTTTTGGTTTTGACACGGCCGTAATTTCAGGAACGCTTACCGATCTTGAACGGGTTTTTCATCTGGACGAAGCCGCACTGGGATGGGTAGTAAGTTCCGCGCTGGTAGGCTGTGTGATCGGCGCATTGTTTGTGGGGAATCTTGCTGACCGGTTTGGCCGAAAACCACTACTGCTGCTCTCCGCTCTTTTTTTCCTGATCTGTGCTATTGGTTCCGGCCGGGCTCAAAGCGCCCAGGTGCTGGTGTTGTTCCGGATTATCGGAGGTATTGCCGTAGGTATGGCCTCGGTGATCTGCCCTATTTATATTTCAGAAATCGCTCCCGCAAAAGAAAGAGGGCGGCTTACAATGATGCAACAGATTGCCATTGTTATCGGGATCCTGCTGGCCTTTGCCTCTAACTGGATCATTGCAAATACCGGACTTGCCAGGAATGTATTTCACACAAACGCGGATAATTACTGGCGGCTAATGTTTGAAGCACAACTTATACCTGCCATTGTTTTCTTTATAGGGCTCCTGCTGGTGCCCGAAAGTCCCCGCTGGTTGCTTACCCGGAATAACGAAACAAAGGCGGTACGTACGCTCCGGTTATTTTACAGCGAAGACGAAGTAGCCGCCGTATTACAACATATAAAGATACATATTAGCGCTGCCGATGCACCAAAAACAAACTGGAAAGAAGTCTTTGCACTCAAAAACCGGAAACGCCTGCTGATCGGTATAACGTTTGCAGGCATTGCGCAGCTTACCGGCATCAATATTATCTTTTACTATGCGCCCAAAATATTTGAGCAAACGCAAACCGGAAGCAGCGTTCTTTTTCAAACCGTGCTTACCGGCATCATTAACCTGGTATTTACATTGCTGGCGCTTTTCTTTATTGACAAACTGGGGCGGAAAAAACTAATGCTTTTTGGTTCGCTGGCAATGGCTGTTTCTATGGCGGTACTAAGCATCATTTTTTACAGGAATACCCTGGACAATTACTTCGTGCTATTCCTTATTTTACTCTACATCGCGTTCTTTGCCGTGTCCTGGGGTGCCACCATTTGGGTCTATATTGCGGAAATTTTCCCTAACAGCATCCGTGGTACGGCCAGTTCTATTGCCACTTTTGCCAACTGGGGCATGAATTTCCTTGTTTCCCTTACCTTTCCCATGCTGTTGTCGCGGCTTGGTGGTGCGGGCACTTTCGGACTGTATGCACTATTTAATTTTATTTCGTTCCTATTTGTTTATAGATTTATCTTTGAAACAAAGGGGGTCTCTCTTGAAGAAATTGAATCCATCCATGTTTGA
- a CDS encoding gluconate 2-dehydrogenase subunit 3 family protein, translating to MRRRKAISLLSLLAGGTALEFSGVLTGCNEPERSPGILKTEDIELLDQVGDVLLPPTPGTPGAAAARVGDYIQTIVTDCFHKKDQDFFLAGITRLRKTIRLKAGKSFEQLPDPEKQRMILLLDEQAATYKPAKPEDPPRHYYATIKGLIITGYFTSEAGATKALRYVPVPGKFSGDIPFKAGDKAFV from the coding sequence ATGCGCAGAAGAAAAGCGATTTCATTATTGAGCTTACTCGCAGGCGGCACTGCTTTAGAATTTTCCGGGGTGCTTACCGGTTGCAACGAACCGGAGCGGAGCCCGGGCATTTTAAAAACAGAAGACATAGAGCTGTTGGACCAGGTTGGCGATGTGTTATTGCCCCCAACTCCCGGGACGCCTGGGGCTGCTGCAGCCAGGGTGGGCGACTATATTCAAACCATCGTGACCGACTGTTTTCATAAAAAGGATCAGGACTTCTTTTTAGCGGGCATAACCCGGCTCCGGAAAACGATCCGTCTGAAAGCAGGCAAGTCCTTTGAACAGCTTCCGGATCCTGAGAAACAGAGGATGATTTTGTTACTCGATGAGCAGGCCGCAACGTATAAACCCGCGAAGCCGGAAGACCCGCCCAGGCATTATTATGCAACCATAAAAGGATTGATCATTACCGGGTATTTTACGTCGGAGGCCGGCGCTACAAAAGCATTGAGGTATGTACCGGTGCCCGGTAAATTTAGCGGCGATATTCCTTTTAAAGCCGGGGATAAAGCATTTGTGTAA
- a CDS encoding RagB/SusD family nutrient uptake outer membrane protein, whose protein sequence is MRRLTDQFISLTGIITVKTLVLFLTILLYSATGCKKSFLDVVPDNVATLENAFENRKEAEKYLATCYSYLPEVGPLNILFFGSDDIWSYSFNNASYNWPWKIAMGEQNIVGPYVNFWDGENSAIPYFKAIRDCNIFLEHMVDETGRRRIVDLNPEEQQRWIGEVKFLKAFYHFYLMRMYGPIPIVDKNLPIAATPAEVKVKRVPFDSCVNYVAGLLDEAAVDLPLNIKNRTTEYGRATKSAALFLKTKLLVMAASPLFNGNPDYAGFKDKDGVALFNPVNDAAKWQRAAAAGKEAVAACNAAGFQLYQFTGALTKLSDTTTIQLSIRGSVSAETDKNTEAIWALTGRNGGSLQNYAMPHNIDPRYKDTYLASFLSPTLKMAEMFYTDHGVPIDEDKTWNFSQRYTLRTAVHEERFNIQEGYTTAYLNFNRENRFYANLGFDGGIWYLQSSPSGTDENTFFVQAKKGQLQGQEGVELYNVTGYWAKNLTNWRFTQTQTSFQTQYYAWPVFKLDDLLLLYAEALNETGNADDAIDHLDRIRARAGLEGVRASWTKYATNPDKFTTKEGLRKIIQRERAIELCFQGERIWDLRRWKQAVEMQNQPVRGWDISQKTAALYYRPVVIHNQKFIAPRDYLWPVKEYNLTVNTNLVQNPGW, encoded by the coding sequence ATGAGACGTTTAACCGATCAATTTATTTCATTAACCGGCATCATTACGGTAAAAACCTTGGTATTGTTTCTGACCATACTTCTATACAGTGCTACCGGTTGTAAAAAATCATTTTTGGATGTAGTACCGGATAATGTGGCTACGCTCGAAAATGCCTTTGAAAATAGAAAGGAAGCAGAAAAATACCTGGCCACCTGTTATTCTTATCTGCCGGAGGTGGGGCCGCTGAATATTTTATTCTTTGGTTCAGATGATATATGGTCTTACAGTTTCAATAATGCTTCTTATAACTGGCCGTGGAAGATTGCGATGGGCGAGCAGAATATTGTGGGCCCTTATGTGAATTTCTGGGACGGTGAAAACAGTGCCATACCTTATTTTAAGGCCATAAGAGATTGCAATATTTTCCTGGAGCATATGGTGGATGAAACCGGAAGACGGCGCATTGTAGACCTGAACCCTGAAGAGCAGCAGCGGTGGATCGGGGAAGTGAAATTTTTAAAGGCCTTCTATCATTTCTACCTGATGCGTATGTACGGACCCATTCCCATCGTAGACAAAAATCTGCCGATTGCTGCTACACCGGCCGAGGTAAAAGTAAAACGTGTTCCTTTCGACAGTTGTGTAAACTATGTTGCGGGCTTACTGGATGAAGCAGCGGTTGATTTGCCACTGAATATAAAAAATCGGACAACGGAGTACGGAAGAGCCACAAAGTCGGCAGCCCTGTTTCTAAAAACCAAGTTGCTTGTAATGGCAGCCAGCCCCTTATTTAACGGTAATCCTGATTATGCAGGTTTTAAAGATAAAGATGGGGTGGCGCTGTTCAATCCGGTTAACGATGCTGCTAAATGGCAGCGTGCAGCAGCGGCCGGAAAAGAAGCGGTGGCGGCTTGCAATGCAGCGGGCTTTCAGTTGTATCAATTCACAGGAGCCCTGACAAAATTATCCGATACAACAACCATCCAGTTAAGCATCAGGGGAAGTGTATCTGCTGAAACCGATAAGAATACAGAGGCGATATGGGCATTAACAGGCCGGAATGGCGGCAGTCTGCAGAATTACGCCATGCCGCATAATATTGATCCCAGATATAAAGATACCTACCTGGCTTCGTTTCTTTCACCAACGTTAAAAATGGCGGAAATGTTTTATACCGACCATGGTGTGCCGATTGATGAAGATAAAACCTGGAATTTCTCTCAGCGGTATACGCTGCGGACTGCGGTACATGAAGAACGGTTTAATATCCAGGAAGGGTATACTACAGCCTATCTGAATTTTAACCGTGAAAACCGCTTTTACGCAAACCTGGGATTTGACGGGGGCATATGGTACCTGCAAAGCAGCCCTTCTGGTACCGACGAAAATACGTTTTTTGTTCAGGCAAAAAAGGGACAGCTTCAGGGACAGGAAGGTGTGGAGCTATATAATGTAACAGGCTATTGGGCCAAGAATCTTACCAACTGGCGGTTTACGCAAACCCAAACGAGTTTTCAAACGCAATACTATGCATGGCCTGTGTTTAAACTGGACGATCTTTTATTGCTCTATGCAGAGGCGCTCAATGAAACAGGAAATGCTGATGATGCCATCGACCATCTCGACAGGATCAGGGCCCGTGCAGGTTTAGAGGGCGTAAGAGCCTCCTGGACTAAATATGCTACTAATCCGGATAAGTTTACAACCAAAGAAGGCCTCCGGAAGATCATTCAGCGGGAACGGGCGATAGAACTGTGCTTCCAGGGAGAACGCATCTGGGATTTACGCAGGTGGAAACAGGCGGTCGAAATGCAAAACCAGCCGGTAAGGGGATGGGATATCTCGCAGAAGACGGCGGCATTGTACTATCGTCCTGTTGTGATCCATAACCAGAAGTTTATAGCTCCAAGAGATTATCTATGGCCTGTTAAGGAGTACAACCTAACTGTAAACACAAATCTCGTCCAGAATCCCGGATGGTAA